One part of the Thermodesulfobacterium commune DSM 2178 genome encodes these proteins:
- a CDS encoding protein-L-isoaspartate(D-aspartate) O-methyltransferase: MQGFYDKDLYRIAREKMVKSQIVARGIKDEKVIQAMLKVPRHLFVEEALRDQAYGDFPLPIGKGQTISQPYIVALMTEALELKGKERVLEVGTGSGYQTAILAEIALWVYTIERDPDLSEKAKKVLLSLGYKNISLKIGDGSLGWPEAAPFDAIIVTAASPQIPQPLVDQLAEGGRIVIPVGDEFSQILVKGIKKDGILKIQTLEPVRFVKLVGAYGFKE, translated from the coding sequence ATGCAGGGTTTTTACGACAAGGATCTGTATAGGATCGCCCGAGAGAAAATGGTTAAATCTCAGATTGTAGCTCGAGGTATTAAAGATGAAAAGGTAATTCAAGCGATGCTAAAAGTGCCAAGGCATCTTTTTGTTGAAGAAGCCTTAAGAGATCAGGCTTACGGAGACTTTCCTTTACCCATAGGAAAGGGACAAACCATTTCTCAACCTTATATCGTAGCTTTAATGACCGAGGCCTTGGAGTTAAAGGGGAAAGAGAGAGTTTTAGAAGTAGGAACAGGGTCTGGATACCAAACAGCTATTCTTGCAGAGATAGCTTTGTGGGTTTACACTATAGAAAGAGATCCTGACCTTTCTGAAAAGGCTAAAAAAGTGCTCCTAAGCTTGGGATATAAGAACATCTCTCTTAAGATTGGAGACGGAAGTTTAGGATGGCCTGAGGCTGCACCTTTTGATGCTATAATTGTTACTGCAGCTTCTCCCCAGATCCCTCAGCCTTTGGTAGACCAACTTGCTGAAGGGGGGAGGATTGTCATCCCTGTGGGAGATGAATTTTCTCAAATTTTGGTAAAGGGGATTAAAAAAGATGGTATACTTAAAATCCAAACCTTAGAACCAGTAAGATTTGTAAAGTTGGTGGGGGCTTATGGATTTAAAGAATAG
- a CDS encoding DMT family transporter: MNKAFFYLGITILFFSSYEVVSRTLTGLVNPFQVVFLRFLIGGILLLPFALSKVRVSGFNLSLKDLFYLFLLGLINIVFSMCLLQLGINQTKASLAAVIFSSNPIFVALSAYFLLKEPLTYKKVLGLVVGFSGLIFTFYKDLNIDYSYSYGILYLLLSALTYGIYTAFAQKINHKIDNLVMNSISFLIGSLLLVPILLTFHQPLFSVPKQAWPSILYIGIFVTGVAYYTYFKGLSLTNASRGSTIFFIKPILASFLAWLFLSEKITLQLILGGFITILGIFLVQKEGKSKLELSEKKAKTLFSGDKRWIS; encoded by the coding sequence GTGAATAAAGCTTTTTTTTATCTTGGAATAACCATTCTTTTTTTTAGTTCCTACGAGGTAGTAAGTAGAACACTTACCGGTTTAGTCAACCCTTTTCAGGTCGTTTTTCTAAGGTTTTTAATAGGAGGTATATTGCTTTTACCTTTTGCCTTGTCTAAGGTTAGAGTTTCAGGATTTAATCTTAGCCTTAAAGACCTTTTTTATCTTTTTCTTTTAGGTTTGATTAACATAGTCTTTAGCATGTGTCTTTTACAACTTGGCATCAACCAGACTAAAGCCAGCTTAGCTGCGGTGATCTTTAGTTCAAACCCTATTTTTGTAGCCCTTTCTGCTTATTTTTTACTAAAAGAACCACTAACCTATAAAAAGGTTTTAGGTTTAGTTGTAGGTTTTTCAGGCTTAATCTTTACCTTTTATAAAGATTTAAACATAGACTATAGTTATTCTTATGGGATACTATACCTGCTTCTTTCAGCTTTAACTTATGGGATATACACCGCTTTTGCCCAAAAGATAAACCATAAGATAGATAATTTAGTTATGAATTCTATCTCCTTTCTCATAGGAAGCCTGCTTTTGGTACCCATTCTCTTGACTTTTCATCAGCCGCTCTTTTCGGTTCCTAAACAAGCCTGGCCTTCTATCCTTTATATAGGAATTTTTGTAACTGGAGTAGCTTATTATACCTATTTTAAAGGACTAAGTCTGACTAATGCCAGTCGAGGGTCCACCATATTTTTTATCAAACCAATATTAGCAAGTTTTTTAGCTTGGCTTTTCCTTTCAGAAAAAATAACCTTGCAGTTAATCTTAGGAGGATTTATAACAATCCTCGGTATTTTTTTGGTTCAAAAAGAAGGTAAGTCAAAACTGGAACTATCTGAAAAGAAAGCAAAAACTCTTTTTTCTGGAGATAAACGGTGGATAAGTTAA
- a CDS encoding pseudouridine synthase yields the protein MDKLRLNKFLAACGITSRRKADELIKQGKVLVNGEVVSDLSYKVDPQKDEVIVEGKKISLPEKVYYLFYKPKGFLTSLYDPHHRETIRCFLEKLPQRVFPVGRLDKYSEGLLLLTNDGDLGNFLLHPKYGVERRYLVWVSPKLEEPKIKNLLKHGIHLEGKLVKPLVFRLVKNENKSYVYEVCVKEGIKREVRKMVAYLGGKVHRLLRVQFGPLMLGDLKPGEIRPLSKSELQNLFKFVAQLKNSKSLARAFSGEET from the coding sequence GTGGATAAGTTAAGGTTGAATAAATTTTTAGCTGCCTGTGGGATTACTTCCAGAAGAAAGGCAGATGAACTTATTAAACAAGGTAAGGTTTTAGTAAATGGAGAAGTTGTATCAGACCTATCTTATAAAGTTGACCCACAAAAAGACGAAGTAATAGTAGAAGGCAAAAAAATTTCGTTACCAGAAAAAGTCTATTACCTATTCTACAAGCCTAAAGGGTTTTTAACCTCGCTTTATGATCCTCACCACAGAGAAACCATCAGGTGTTTTTTAGAAAAACTACCTCAGAGAGTATTTCCGGTAGGTAGACTTGATAAATACAGCGAAGGGTTACTTTTACTCACCAATGACGGTGATTTAGGAAACTTTTTACTTCACCCTAAATACGGAGTAGAAAGACGTTACTTGGTTTGGGTAAGTCCTAAATTGGAAGAACCGAAAATAAAAAATTTACTAAAACATGGAATTCATCTTGAAGGGAAGTTGGTTAAACCTCTTGTTTTTAGGTTAGTTAAAAATGAAAATAAAAGCTATGTTTATGAGGTTTGTGTAAAAGAAGGGATAAAAAGAGAAGTTAGAAAAATGGTAGCTTATTTAGGAGGTAAAGTTCACAGGCTGCTACGTGTTCAGTTTGGCCCCCTTATGCTTGGAGACCTAAAACCTGGAGAAATAAGGCCTCTTTCTAAGTCTGAATTGCAAAATCTTTTTAAATTTGTAGCTCAACTAAAGAACTCTAAAAGTTTAGCCAGAGCTTTTTCAGGTGAAGAGACATAA
- a CDS encoding chemotaxis protein CheX yields MNAQAIADSVKKAVEEVLGMYLMETPVLKETKVRQDNEGFKDVSVIVGLASDKLEGVLIVSYNKGIIFEFMKNILGEEVAELNKEAVDAAGELTNQISGVFRRELEKFGLKLEGSTPSIVTGVDHKIEIPSKIPRVSFLYTLGDNLDLIVEFGLGKK; encoded by the coding sequence ATGAATGCTCAGGCTATTGCTGATTCTGTAAAAAAAGCTGTAGAAGAAGTATTAGGAATGTATCTTATGGAGACACCGGTTTTAAAAGAGACCAAGGTAAGGCAGGATAACGAAGGGTTTAAAGATGTGTCGGTAATCGTAGGATTAGCTTCAGACAAACTTGAAGGCGTACTTATCGTTAGCTACAATAAAGGTATAATTTTTGAATTTATGAAAAATATCTTAGGAGAAGAGGTAGCAGAACTTAACAAAGAAGCAGTCGATGCCGCAGGAGAGCTTACCAACCAGATAAGCGGTGTTTTTAGAAGAGAGCTTGAAAAATTTGGACTAAAACTTGAAGGTTCTACCCCTTCTATCGTAACTGGAGTGGACCACAAAATAGAAATACCCAGCAAAATCCCCAGAGTTTCCTTTTTGTATACTTTAGGAGACAATCTTGACCTGATAGTTGAGTTTGGTCTTGGGAAAAAATAG
- a CDS encoding IS110 family transposase: MLLEEIDHDQNQQIKLHFIAEVKDVLRFSSAKKLIKYAGTDPVIKQSGKFRVNKHISKQGSPWLRNILFQMAVGVVTWEPYFREYFLRKKKEFKSYKKAMVAVINKLIRVIYGICKNGAYFNPSLSFYSKNYVSICEVSHA, encoded by the coding sequence ATGCTCCTTGAAGAAATAGACCATGATCAAAATCAACAAATAAAGCTTCATTTTATCGCTGAAGTAAAAGATGTTCTTAGATTTTCCAGTGCAAAGAAACTCATAAAATATGCTGGCACAGACCCAGTAATAAAACAGTCTGGCAAGTTTAGGGTGAATAAACACATATCCAAGCAAGGAAGTCCTTGGCTTAGAAACATTCTTTTTCAGATGGCAGTAGGAGTAGTAACCTGGGAACCTTATTTCAGAGAGTATTTTTTGCGCAAAAAGAAGGAATTTAAGAGCTATAAAAAGGCGATGGTAGCAGTAATAAACAAGCTTATCAGGGTGATTTATGGCATTTGCAAAAATGGGGCTTATTTTAATCCGAGTTTGAGTTTTTATTCTAAAAATTATGTTTCTATTTGTGAGGTATCTCATGCTTAA
- a CDS encoding TIGR03915 family putative DNA repair protein, with the protein MNFSFEVFSLRKENHSWLQELVCRFDQNLKKQSKLRQDSLFKQEISSLAKLLANLDKDVLKVLYYYSLSEKDIFFEDLKQIVSLVSAGKKRLIFSDPAFFHIYKTANRVRREIHRYKGFLRFKEVKGGYLYAVFESEFNVIIPLARHFANRFRNEKIILHDRKRGLAVFCHKGHMIQAEIIKPIPQETEEETFFSNLWKNYFETLAIKERENLTVQKRNVPLKYRKFMVEFEP; encoded by the coding sequence TTGAACTTTTCTTTTGAGGTTTTTAGCTTGAGAAAAGAAAACCACAGTTGGTTACAAGAGCTTGTGTGTAGGTTTGACCAAAACCTAAAAAAACAGTCTAAGTTAAGGCAAGATAGCCTTTTTAAACAGGAGATTTCAAGTTTAGCCAAGCTTTTAGCAAATCTTGATAAAGATGTGCTTAAGGTTTTATACTATTACAGCCTTTCTGAAAAAGATATATTCTTTGAAGATTTAAAACAAATTGTCTCTCTTGTTAGTGCAGGGAAAAAAAGATTAATTTTTTCTGATCCCGCTTTTTTCCATATATATAAAACAGCTAACAGGGTAAGAAGAGAAATTCATCGATATAAAGGCTTTTTGAGGTTTAAAGAGGTGAAAGGTGGTTATCTCTATGCCGTCTTTGAGTCGGAATTTAACGTGATCATACCTTTGGCCAGACATTTTGCCAACCGATTTAGAAACGAAAAAATTATCTTGCACGACCGTAAAAGAGGGCTGGCTGTCTTTTGTCATAAAGGACATATGATCCAAGCAGAGATTATAAAACCTATACCTCAAGAAACAGAGGAGGAGACATTTTTTTCGAACCTCTGGAAAAATTACTTTGAAACCCTTGCTATTAAGGAAAGAGAAAACTTGACAGTCCAGAAAAGAAACGTCCCTTTAAAATACAGAAAGTTTATGGTAGAGTTTGAACCTTAG
- a CDS encoding chemotaxis protein CheW, with protein MNIMKREKEKVILSEEKDHKLATIDTITFVTFYLGNFLCGIPADIIMEINKDTEITPVPLADEFILGIMNLRGQIVTVMDLAKMVGLKENIKPTVNLILKTEGEAPVSFVVERIGDIMEVPVDKIEKTPEKIEGISKEYVKNIYQLPDKILLIFDVDKLLRL; from the coding sequence ATGAATATAATGAAGAGAGAGAAAGAAAAGGTTATTTTATCAGAGGAAAAAGATCATAAGCTTGCAACCATTGACACCATAACCTTTGTAACGTTTTATTTAGGGAATTTTTTATGTGGGATACCGGCGGATATTATCATGGAAATAAACAAGGATACAGAGATAACGCCAGTTCCTTTGGCAGATGAGTTTATCTTAGGAATCATGAATTTAAGAGGGCAGATCGTTACTGTTATGGACCTTGCAAAAATGGTGGGTTTGAAGGAAAATATAAAACCCACCGTAAATCTTATTCTTAAAACTGAAGGAGAGGCACCGGTTTCTTTTGTGGTTGAAAGAATTGGAGATATAATGGAGGTACCTGTGGATAAGATAGAAAAGACACCAGAAAAGATAGAAGGGATTTCAAAAGAGTATGTAAAAAACATTTATCAACTACCAGATAAAATATTGCTCATTTTTGATGTAGACAAACTGCTTCGGCTTTAA
- a CDS encoding hybrid sensor histidine kinase/response regulator, producing the protein MMFDEDILQDFLVEAKEAIANLEEGFLELEKDKENLEVIRSLFRSMHSLKGASGFFGFKSLESIAHFSEEILSKIRDGLLKPDDSIIDMLLKAVDWIKFIVQHLETHKEEPIDDNLLEFLVTLSNFTEKIKKGIKEEKSSEKPIEEPVQEISEKISQGTQQETSQETQQEPLQVPSEEAIPKKTLEESVEKEEKKEEKTQKMVEKLDDKKEKKESPQVATPQVELTETHIKVDVKLLDQLMNLAGELVLARNRVVQLSQKILDDDLTRSVQALSMITTEMQETIMKTRMQPIGTVFNKFPRIVRDLAKSLGKKVNLHLEGTETELDRSIIEAIKDPLTHLVRNAIDHGIEPPEERVQVGKREEGTIYLRAYQEGGQVVIEIEDDGRGIDVEKIRKKAVEKGFLTAEEAQRARESDLLALIFKPGFSTAEKVTQVSGRGVGMDVVKTNIEKLGGTIEINTIYGKGTTVRVKIPLTLAIIPALIVKSGGYKYAIPQVNLKELVNVDPNKDLLKVGSTDFYRLRGEIIPVLKLSEILKQSSNGEVLSKNLVILTTGERVLGLLVDEILNSEEIVVKPLGKWFKDIPVYSGATIMGDGALALILDVVGLSKFIGLSVEEVEKRLDAERITIKTSKDETYFLLLFDVGQDRLALPIALISRLDKVKADSIQIVGGKEVIIYEDQVVPVIRLENYLPLQGLPYQDSYIVLFFTERSKTCAILCSSIVDTIETTLEIEEGLYNNPGILGHKIIDGKTVLFIDIYKVIEMYDPEWFVVKFKEEVHTAKRILLAEDSPFFRNMMKNYLEAMGFEVECVENGREAIEKLHNDPNFDLVITDIEMPEMDGFELLKELRGNPQFKNLPVIVVTALAGEEVKRKVFEFGANGYEVKLQRDQVLERIKQLLS; encoded by the coding sequence ATGATGTTTGATGAAGATATTTTACAAGATTTTTTGGTTGAAGCAAAGGAGGCGATTGCTAATTTAGAAGAGGGGTTTCTTGAATTAGAAAAGGACAAAGAAAATTTAGAGGTGATTCGTTCTCTTTTTAGAAGCATGCATTCTCTAAAGGGGGCTTCTGGATTCTTTGGTTTTAAGTCTCTTGAATCTATCGCTCATTTTTCAGAGGAAATTCTCTCAAAGATTAGAGATGGCTTGCTTAAACCAGATGATAGCATCATAGACATGTTGCTTAAGGCGGTTGACTGGATAAAGTTTATCGTTCAGCATTTAGAGACCCATAAAGAAGAGCCTATAGATGATAATCTTCTTGAATTTTTAGTAACTCTTTCTAACTTTACAGAAAAGATTAAAAAGGGGATAAAAGAAGAGAAGTCTAGCGAAAAACCTATAGAAGAACCTGTTCAAGAAATTTCTGAAAAAATCTCTCAGGGAACCCAGCAAGAAACCTCTCAGGAAACTCAGCAGGAACCCTTACAAGTTCCTTCTGAAGAAGCTATTCCTAAGAAAACCTTAGAGGAATCTGTTGAAAAAGAGGAAAAGAAGGAAGAAAAAACTCAAAAAATGGTTGAAAAGCTTGATGATAAAAAAGAGAAAAAAGAAAGTCCACAGGTAGCTACTCCTCAAGTAGAGTTAACAGAAACACATATTAAGGTTGATGTAAAGCTTTTAGACCAGCTTATGAATTTGGCAGGAGAACTTGTTTTAGCAAGGAACAGGGTGGTTCAGCTTTCTCAAAAGATACTTGATGACGACCTTACAAGAAGTGTTCAAGCACTTTCTATGATTACCACTGAGATGCAAGAAACCATAATGAAAACAAGGATGCAACCCATCGGGACAGTTTTCAATAAATTTCCAAGGATAGTTAGAGATCTTGCAAAATCCTTAGGGAAAAAGGTAAATCTTCATCTTGAGGGGACAGAAACAGAGCTTGATCGTTCAATAATTGAGGCTATAAAAGACCCTCTTACGCATTTAGTTAGAAACGCTATCGATCATGGGATAGAACCTCCTGAAGAGAGGGTGCAAGTTGGTAAAAGGGAAGAGGGAACGATTTATTTAAGGGCGTATCAGGAAGGTGGTCAAGTAGTGATAGAAATCGAGGATGACGGAAGAGGTATTGATGTAGAGAAAATTCGTAAGAAAGCGGTAGAGAAGGGTTTTTTGACAGCAGAGGAAGCCCAAAGAGCAAGGGAGAGTGATTTACTTGCTTTGATTTTTAAGCCTGGATTTTCTACAGCTGAAAAGGTTACTCAGGTGTCTGGTCGTGGAGTCGGGATGGATGTGGTAAAAACAAACATCGAAAAACTTGGAGGAACGATTGAGATAAACACCATCTATGGTAAGGGAACAACGGTTAGGGTAAAAATTCCTCTTACCCTTGCTATCATTCCTGCACTTATCGTTAAGTCAGGTGGTTACAAGTATGCAATTCCTCAGGTTAATCTTAAAGAACTTGTAAATGTGGACCCTAATAAAGACCTTTTAAAGGTAGGGTCTACAGATTTTTATAGACTAAGAGGAGAGATTATACCGGTATTGAAGCTTTCAGAGATATTGAAACAGAGCTCAAACGGAGAGGTTTTGTCTAAAAATCTTGTGATATTAACCACAGGAGAAAGAGTTTTAGGGTTGCTTGTAGATGAGATTTTAAATTCAGAGGAAATAGTGGTTAAGCCTTTAGGTAAGTGGTTTAAAGATATACCGGTTTACAGTGGAGCAACGATTATGGGAGATGGAGCGTTAGCTTTAATTCTTGATGTGGTTGGATTATCAAAGTTTATTGGATTAAGTGTGGAAGAGGTAGAAAAAAGGCTTGATGCTGAAAGAATTACGATTAAAACCTCAAAAGATGAAACCTATTTCTTGTTGTTATTTGATGTAGGACAAGACAGACTTGCATTACCTATAGCACTTATCTCAAGGCTTGATAAAGTTAAAGCGGATAGCATACAGATCGTAGGTGGTAAAGAGGTTATCATCTATGAGGACCAGGTAGTTCCTGTGATAAGATTAGAAAATTATTTGCCCTTGCAAGGGCTACCTTATCAAGATAGTTACATAGTGCTATTCTTTACAGAGAGAAGCAAAACTTGTGCTATTCTTTGTTCAAGCATAGTTGATACCATTGAGACCACCCTTGAAATAGAGGAAGGGCTTTACAACAATCCTGGGATATTAGGACATAAGATAATAGACGGGAAAACTGTGCTTTTTATAGACATTTACAAGGTAATAGAGATGTATGACCCAGAGTGGTTTGTGGTTAAATTTAAAGAGGAGGTTCATACTGCTAAGAGGATTTTATTGGCAGAGGATTCACCGTTTTTCAGGAACATGATGAAGAACTATTTAGAGGCGATGGGTTTTGAGGTTGAGTGTGTAGAGAACGGACGTGAAGCGATAGAAAAATTACATAATGACCCTAACTTTGATTTGGTAATAACCGACATAGAGATGCCAGAGATGGATGGGTTTGAGTTGTTAAAAGAGTTAAGAGGAAATCCTCAGTTTAAAAACCTTCCTGTGATTGTAGTAACAGCCCTTGCAGGGGAGGAAGTCAAAAGGAAGGTATTTGAGTTTGGGGCAAACGGCTATGAAGTGAAGCTACAAAGAGACCAAGTGCTTGAAAGGATAAAACAACTCTTAAGTTAA
- a CDS encoding TIGR00725 family protein translates to MDLKNRRIAVVGAGIADESTYQIAYTMGKLLGEKGAIVYTGGLGGVMEAACKGAFEAGATTVGILPGHKVEEANPYVKVLVLSDMGHARNVILIRSVEAVIAISGGYGTLSEIALALKMWKPVIGINTWENIPGVNYVSSPEKALAKLLEFFS, encoded by the coding sequence ATGGATTTAAAGAATAGAAGGATAGCTGTGGTAGGGGCAGGGATTGCTGATGAGAGCACCTATCAAATAGCCTATACTATGGGAAAACTCTTGGGTGAAAAGGGGGCCATAGTTTATACCGGTGGTCTGGGCGGAGTAATGGAAGCGGCTTGTAAGGGGGCTTTTGAGGCTGGAGCTACCACAGTAGGGATTCTGCCAGGGCATAAAGTCGAAGAAGCCAACCCTTATGTTAAAGTATTGGTGCTTAGTGATATGGGACATGCACGAAACGTAATCTTGATAAGGTCGGTTGAAGCGGTGATAGCCATTTCCGGTGGATACGGTACCCTTTCTGAGATAGCTTTAGCTTTAAAGATGTGGAAACCAGTGATAGGGATTAACACATGGGAAAACATTCCTGGTGTTAATTATGTCTCTTCACCTGAAAAAGCTCTGGCTAAACTTTTAGAGTTCTTTAGTTGA
- a CDS encoding ATP-binding protein, translating to MKYYKCGGETFELTLNPFPFKCKRCKGNEALIEIPSQGIKVCLTCFNQIFENRLKNTIKRYRMFRNAKKVGVFVSGGKDSSALLFSLKKVFPDLTFQAIYLNLGIRYYSDLAEETVRKLCQEIEVPLYVYSLPKEEGFCIDHFVHTMFKNKICSVCGVIKRYLFTKIAKNLSIDVMATGHHLDDTVSTMLTLFFQGDFEGIVRLGPVLPPLYPGQATKVKPFYHTPEKEIFYYTALNKIPVETCTCPHGEITPSKKNKKIIEEWEKENKQFKYQLLSVFLKKLIPLLKTHPDYKFSPSEFKSCVKCGEITSSSDEICSRCKRVSLIEKLEDKKLELTPEKFKEFIENHPKDDWMVFDLREKEDFEKGGFDGALWINPEIVQASYRKLSKLFKPYRNKTLFFYCYTGRLSYLLTLKLRKLGFKAFNISSPERLLTG from the coding sequence ATGAAATATTACAAATGCGGTGGAGAGACCTTCGAGTTAACCCTTAATCCTTTTCCGTTTAAATGTAAAAGGTGTAAAGGAAATGAAGCTCTCATAGAAATCCCTTCTCAAGGCATCAAAGTTTGTCTCACATGTTTTAATCAAATCTTTGAAAACCGCCTTAAAAACACGATAAAAAGATACAGGATGTTTCGTAACGCTAAAAAGGTAGGTGTTTTTGTTTCAGGTGGAAAAGACAGTTCTGCTCTTCTTTTTAGTCTAAAAAAAGTTTTTCCTGATTTGACGTTTCAAGCTATTTATCTAAACTTAGGTATACGATACTATTCAGACCTTGCAGAAGAAACGGTTAGAAAGCTCTGTCAGGAAATCGAAGTTCCTTTATATGTCTATAGTCTACCTAAGGAAGAAGGCTTTTGTATAGACCATTTTGTACATACTATGTTTAAAAATAAAATCTGCTCTGTATGCGGGGTAATAAAAAGATATCTTTTTACGAAAATAGCTAAAAATTTGAGCATAGATGTTATGGCTACAGGGCATCACCTTGACGATACGGTTTCTACCATGCTAACCTTGTTTTTCCAGGGAGATTTTGAAGGCATCGTAAGACTTGGGCCGGTTTTGCCCCCTTTATACCCTGGGCAAGCAACCAAGGTTAAACCTTTCTATCATACCCCAGAAAAAGAGATTTTTTACTATACTGCCCTCAATAAGATACCTGTAGAAACTTGCACCTGCCCTCATGGAGAAATTACCCCAAGCAAAAAAAATAAAAAAATCATAGAAGAATGGGAAAAAGAAAATAAACAGTTTAAATATCAGCTTCTTTCTGTGTTCTTAAAAAAACTCATACCTCTTTTAAAAACTCATCCTGATTACAAATTTTCTCCTTCTGAATTTAAAAGTTGTGTTAAATGTGGAGAAATTACCAGTTCTTCTGACGAGATATGTAGTCGCTGTAAAAGGGTTTCTTTGATAGAAAAGTTAGAAGACAAAAAGTTAGAATTAACCCCAGAGAAGTTTAAAGAGTTTATCGAAAATCATCCTAAAGATGATTGGATGGTTTTTGACCTCAGAGAAAAAGAGGATTTTGAAAAAGGAGGTTTTGACGGGGCGTTATGGATTAATCCTGAGATAGTGCAAGCTTCTTATCGAAAACTGTCTAAACTTTTCAAACCTTACAGAAATAAAACCTTATTTTTTTATTGCTATACCGGAAGACTAAGTTATCTTCTCACCTTAAAGCTTAGAAAATTAGGGTTTAAAGCTTTCAACATAAGTTCTCCAGAGAGGTTGCTAACAGGTTAA
- a CDS encoding putative DNA modification/repair radical SAM protein encodes MGPLVKKKKEVWERLELLAQGAKFDVSCASSGVTRNNKASFVGNASRFGICHTFTSDGRCISLLKVLLTNQCHNDCAYCVNKRSNDHPRTFLLPEELAYITYQFYRRNYIEGLFLSSGIIRSADYTLEKMIDTVKILRRKYGFDGYIHLKILPGASEATIVEAIRWADRVSVNLELPTPQSLVKLAPEKNMKELLSIIELISKKIDEFRENPSGYNAKGGQSTQLIVGASPEPDLIILTLSQQLYKKYKLKRVYYSAYIPVNQDGRLPAVSHPPLLREHRLYQADWLIRFYGFTVDELLSPERPNLEEGLDPKLAWALRNLHYFPIDIMKASYHELLRVPGIGPTSAKRILNYRKHTSLSPESLKKLGVVIKRAKYFITINGKMIDQKAKVDFLQSFVFKPQPKMTQLELFF; translated from the coding sequence ATGGGACCTTTGGTTAAGAAAAAAAAAGAAGTATGGGAGCGTCTTGAACTTCTTGCTCAAGGAGCCAAATTTGATGTTTCCTGTGCCTCAAGTGGGGTTACAAGAAACAACAAAGCTTCATTCGTAGGGAATGCCTCAAGGTTTGGCATCTGTCATACCTTTACCTCAGACGGACGTTGTATAAGTCTACTTAAAGTACTTCTAACCAACCAGTGCCATAACGATTGTGCGTACTGTGTTAACAAAAGGTCTAACGATCACCCAAGGACGTTTTTATTGCCTGAGGAACTTGCTTATATCACCTATCAATTTTATCGCCGAAACTATATCGAAGGTCTATTTTTAAGCTCTGGCATCATAAGAAGTGCAGACTATACTTTAGAAAAAATGATAGACACCGTTAAAATATTGCGCCGTAAATATGGTTTTGATGGGTATATTCACCTTAAGATTTTACCAGGAGCTTCGGAGGCAACGATCGTTGAGGCAATCCGATGGGCAGATAGAGTTAGTGTTAACCTAGAGCTACCTACTCCTCAATCTTTGGTTAAACTTGCTCCTGAAAAAAACATGAAAGAGTTATTGTCAATTATTGAATTAATATCTAAAAAAATTGATGAGTTTAGAGAGAATCCCTCTGGTTATAATGCAAAAGGTGGTCAAAGCACTCAACTTATTGTGGGCGCTTCTCCAGAACCAGACCTTATCATCCTCACCTTAAGTCAACAGCTGTATAAAAAATATAAGTTGAAAAGGGTCTACTATTCTGCCTATATTCCGGTTAATCAAGATGGTCGTCTTCCTGCTGTCTCGCACCCTCCACTTCTTAGAGAGCATAGACTCTATCAGGCTGACTGGTTAATAAGGTTTTATGGTTTTACCGTTGACGAACTTCTCTCGCCTGAAAGACCAAATCTTGAAGAAGGGTTGGACCCAAAATTAGCCTGGGCTTTAAGAAACTTACATTATTTCCCGATAGATATCATGAAGGCCTCTTACCACGAACTCCTTCGAGTCCCAGGTATAGGACCAACCTCTGCCAAAAGGATCCTTAATTACCGTAAACATACCTCCCTTAGTCCAGAAAGTTTAAAAAAACTTGGCGTGGTAATAAAAAGGGCTAAATATTTTATAACAATCAACGGCAAAATGATAGACCAAAAGGCTAAGGTAGATTTTCTTCAGAGTTTTGTCTTTAAACCTCAACCTAAGATGACTCAGCTTGAACTTTTCTTTTGA